The following coding sequences lie in one Oncorhynchus gorbuscha isolate QuinsamMale2020 ecotype Even-year linkage group LG10, OgorEven_v1.0, whole genome shotgun sequence genomic window:
- the LOC124045234 gene encoding kazal-type serine protease inhibitor domain-containing protein 1-like isoform X1, with protein MAWAGVWLCMCVGVSVSVHLILGVPPQHRGWLRLWEEGEGCGECERERCPLAPSNCPAGQVQDSCDCCEQCGNVEGQQCDPDGAQLFYGRCGEGLVCQRRTRRGRRGRRRGEPEPKCVCEAQGSVCGSDGRTYPNLCQLREAASRKGTPLRLTGQGPCYSAPRISRAPRDLSNYTGNDIVFGCEVSAFPLPNLSWRKKGSDNFLPGDDPHISVQTPPSLSSSQARGGPQRYTVSTWLQIQNLHLSDAGIYSCISHNALGETSASARLTVLRQELRVLKGRLNEEEDEEEYYYDDTEEGSDDGQTESGDYLG; from the exons ATGGCCTGGGCTGGggtgtggttgtgtatgtgtgtcggtGTGAGTGTATCTGTCCATCTGATCCTTGGGGTGCCCCCCCAGCACCGCGGCTGGCTGCGTCTATGGGAGGAGGGCGAGGGCTGtggggagtgtgagagggagcgCTGCCCTCTGGCGCCCTCTAACTGTCCAGCAGGGCAAGTGCAGGACAGCTGCGACTGCTGTGAGCAGTGTGGCAACGTGGAGGGGCAGCAATGTGACCCGGATGGGGCGCAGTTGTTCTATGGGCGCTGTGGAGAGGGGTTGGTCTGccagaggagaaccaggagaggacggaggggccGCAGGAGGGGTGAACCAgaacctaagtgtgtgtgtgaggcacaGGGCTCTGTGTGTGGCTCTGATGGACGCACCTATCCCAACCTGTGTCAGCTGAGAGAGGCAGCCAGCCGGAAAGGAACCCCTCTGAGGCTCACTGGACAGGGACCATGCTACTCTG CTCCTCGTATCTCCAGAGCCCCCAGAGACCTGTCCAACTACACTGGAAACGACATTGTGTTTGGCTGTGAGGtctctgccttccctctgccCAACCTCAGCTGGAGGAAGAAGGGCAGTGACAACTTCCTGCCAGGGGACGATCCACACATCTCTGTCCAG ACtccgccctccctctcctcctcccaggctCGAGGTGGCCCCCAGAGGTACACAGTCTCTACCTGGCTGCAGATACAGAATCTTCACCTCTCAGACGCAGGGATCTACTCCTGCATCTCCCACAATGCACTGGGGGAGACGTCTGCATCCGCCCGTCTCACGGTGCTCAGACAGG AGCTGAGGGTTCTGAAAGGCCGTCtgaatgaagaggaggatgaagaggagtaTTACTATGACGACACTGAGGAAGGCAGCGATGATGGGCAGACAGAATCTGGAGACTACCTGGGATGA
- the LOC124045234 gene encoding kazal-type serine protease inhibitor domain-containing protein 1-like isoform X2, producing MAWAGVWLCMCVGVSVSVHLILGVPPQHRGWLRLWEEGEGCGECERERCPLAPSNCPAGQVQDSCDCCEQCGNVEGQQCDPDGAQLFYGRCGEGLVCQRRTRRGRRGRRRGEPEPKCVCEAQGSVCGSDGRTYPNLCQLREAASRKGTPLRLTGQGPCYSAPRISRAPRDLSNYTGNDIVFGCEVSAFPLPNLSWRKKGSDNFLPGDDPHISVQARGGPQRYTVSTWLQIQNLHLSDAGIYSCISHNALGETSASARLTVLRQELRVLKGRLNEEEDEEEYYYDDTEEGSDDGQTESGDYLG from the exons ATGGCCTGGGCTGGggtgtggttgtgtatgtgtgtcggtGTGAGTGTATCTGTCCATCTGATCCTTGGGGTGCCCCCCCAGCACCGCGGCTGGCTGCGTCTATGGGAGGAGGGCGAGGGCTGtggggagtgtgagagggagcgCTGCCCTCTGGCGCCCTCTAACTGTCCAGCAGGGCAAGTGCAGGACAGCTGCGACTGCTGTGAGCAGTGTGGCAACGTGGAGGGGCAGCAATGTGACCCGGATGGGGCGCAGTTGTTCTATGGGCGCTGTGGAGAGGGGTTGGTCTGccagaggagaaccaggagaggacggaggggccGCAGGAGGGGTGAACCAgaacctaagtgtgtgtgtgaggcacaGGGCTCTGTGTGTGGCTCTGATGGACGCACCTATCCCAACCTGTGTCAGCTGAGAGAGGCAGCCAGCCGGAAAGGAACCCCTCTGAGGCTCACTGGACAGGGACCATGCTACTCTG CTCCTCGTATCTCCAGAGCCCCCAGAGACCTGTCCAACTACACTGGAAACGACATTGTGTTTGGCTGTGAGGtctctgccttccctctgccCAACCTCAGCTGGAGGAAGAAGGGCAGTGACAACTTCCTGCCAGGGGACGATCCACACATCTCTGTCCAG gctCGAGGTGGCCCCCAGAGGTACACAGTCTCTACCTGGCTGCAGATACAGAATCTTCACCTCTCAGACGCAGGGATCTACTCCTGCATCTCCCACAATGCACTGGGGGAGACGTCTGCATCCGCCCGTCTCACGGTGCTCAGACAGG AGCTGAGGGTTCTGAAAGGCCGTCtgaatgaagaggaggatgaagaggagtaTTACTATGACGACACTGAGGAAGGCAGCGATGATGGGCAGACAGAATCTGGAGACTACCTGGGATGA
- the LOC124045235 gene encoding UDP-glucose 4-epimerase-like isoform X1 → MAQKVLVTGGGGYIGSHCVVELIEAGFCPVVIDNFSNAVQGGERDVPESLQRIEKILDTSIEFYELDLLDRPGLEELFKQHSFSAVMHFAGLKAVGESVEQPLRYYQVNLTATMNLLEVMQTHGVRNLVFSSSATVYGDPQRLPIDEQHPVGGCTNPYGKTKFFIEEMIIDQCKAEKDWNAVLLRYFNPIGAHSSGLIGEDPQGIPNNLLPYVAQVAIGRRKHLNVFGNDYDTIDGTGVRDYIHVVDLAKGHIAALKKLKDNCGCKVYNLGTGTGYSVLQMVKAMEKASGKEIMYLIAPRRGGDVASCYADPLLAEKELGWKADFDLERMCEDLWRWQSKNPTGFTNNSPSSI, encoded by the exons ATGGCACAGAAGGTCCTGGTGACTGGGGGAGGAGGCTATATCGGCAGCCACTGTGTGGTGGAACTGATTGAGGCGGGATTCTGCCCTGTGGTCATAGATAACTTCAGCAATGCCGTCCAAG gaggagaaagggatgTCCCTGAGAGCCTGCAGAGGATAGAGAAAATCCTGGACACCAGCATTGAGTTCTATGAGCTGGACCTGCTGGACCGCCCAGGCCTGGAGGAGCTCTTCAAACAG CATTCATTCAGTGCTGTAATGCACTTTGCTGGTCTAAAAGCGGTGGGTGAGTCCGTTGAGCAGCCATTGAGGTACTATCAGGTCAACCTCACTGCAACCATGAACTTGCTTGAG GTGATGCAGACTCATGGCGTGCGCAATCTGGTCTTCAGCAGCTCAGCCACGGTGTATGGAGACCCCCAGCGGCTTCCCATAGACGAACAGCACCCTGTTGGTGGGTGCACCAACCCCTACGGCAAGACCAAGTTCTTCATAGAGGAGATGATTATTGACCAGTGTAAGGCAGAGAAG GACTGGAACGCGGTGCTGCTGCGCTATTTTAACCCGATCGGGGCTCACTCCTCTGGGCTCATCGGAGAAGACCCTCAGGGCATCCCCAACAACCTGCTGCCCTATGTCGCCCAG GTGGCCATTGGGAGAAGAAAACACCTCAATGTGTTTGGGAATGACTACGATACTATTGATGGAACAG gAGTGCGAGATTACATCCACGTTGTGGATTTGGCCAAAGGACACATAGCTGCCCTCAAGAAACTGAAGGACAATTGTGGATGCAAG gTGTATAATTTAGGAACAGGAACTGGTTACTCTGTGCTCCAGATGGTGAAGGCTATGGAGAAGGCCTCAGGGAAGGAA ATCATGTACCTGATCGCCCCTCGGCGAGGAGGAGATGTAGCATCCTGCTATGCTGACCCCCTTCTGGCTGAGAAAGAGCTGGGCTGGAAAGCTGACTTCGACCTGGAGAGAATGT GTGAGGACCTGTGGCGCTGGCAGTCCAAAAACCCAACCGGATTCACTAATAACAGCCCGTCTTCAATATGA
- the LOC124045235 gene encoding UDP-glucose 4-epimerase-like isoform X3: MAQKVLVTGGGGYIGSHCVVELIEAGFCPVVIDNFSNAVQERDVPESLQRIEKILDTSIEFYELDLLDRPGLEELFKQHSFSAVMHFAGLKAVGESVEQPLRYYQVNLTATMNLLEVMQTHGVRNLVFSSSATVYGDPQRLPIDEQHPVGGCTNPYGKTKFFIEEMIIDQCKAEKDWNAVLLRYFNPIGAHSSGLIGEDPQGIPNNLLPYVAQVAIGRRKHLNVFGNDYDTIDGTGVRDYIHVVDLAKGHIAALKKLKDNCGCKVYNLGTGTGYSVLQMVKAMEKASGKEIMYLIAPRRGGDVASCYADPLLAEKELGWKADFDLERMCEDLWRWQSKNPTGFTNNSPSSI; the protein is encoded by the exons ATGGCACAGAAGGTCCTGGTGACTGGGGGAGGAGGCTATATCGGCAGCCACTGTGTGGTGGAACTGATTGAGGCGGGATTCTGCCCTGTGGTCATAGATAACTTCAGCAATGCCGTCCAAG aaagggatgTCCCTGAGAGCCTGCAGAGGATAGAGAAAATCCTGGACACCAGCATTGAGTTCTATGAGCTGGACCTGCTGGACCGCCCAGGCCTGGAGGAGCTCTTCAAACAG CATTCATTCAGTGCTGTAATGCACTTTGCTGGTCTAAAAGCGGTGGGTGAGTCCGTTGAGCAGCCATTGAGGTACTATCAGGTCAACCTCACTGCAACCATGAACTTGCTTGAG GTGATGCAGACTCATGGCGTGCGCAATCTGGTCTTCAGCAGCTCAGCCACGGTGTATGGAGACCCCCAGCGGCTTCCCATAGACGAACAGCACCCTGTTGGTGGGTGCACCAACCCCTACGGCAAGACCAAGTTCTTCATAGAGGAGATGATTATTGACCAGTGTAAGGCAGAGAAG GACTGGAACGCGGTGCTGCTGCGCTATTTTAACCCGATCGGGGCTCACTCCTCTGGGCTCATCGGAGAAGACCCTCAGGGCATCCCCAACAACCTGCTGCCCTATGTCGCCCAG GTGGCCATTGGGAGAAGAAAACACCTCAATGTGTTTGGGAATGACTACGATACTATTGATGGAACAG gAGTGCGAGATTACATCCACGTTGTGGATTTGGCCAAAGGACACATAGCTGCCCTCAAGAAACTGAAGGACAATTGTGGATGCAAG gTGTATAATTTAGGAACAGGAACTGGTTACTCTGTGCTCCAGATGGTGAAGGCTATGGAGAAGGCCTCAGGGAAGGAA ATCATGTACCTGATCGCCCCTCGGCGAGGAGGAGATGTAGCATCCTGCTATGCTGACCCCCTTCTGGCTGAGAAAGAGCTGGGCTGGAAAGCTGACTTCGACCTGGAGAGAATGT GTGAGGACCTGTGGCGCTGGCAGTCCAAAAACCCAACCGGATTCACTAATAACAGCCCGTCTTCAATATGA
- the LOC124045235 gene encoding UDP-glucose 4-epimerase-like isoform X2 encodes MAQKVLVTGGGGYIGSHCVVELIEAGFCPVVIDNFSNAVQGERDVPESLQRIEKILDTSIEFYELDLLDRPGLEELFKQHSFSAVMHFAGLKAVGESVEQPLRYYQVNLTATMNLLEVMQTHGVRNLVFSSSATVYGDPQRLPIDEQHPVGGCTNPYGKTKFFIEEMIIDQCKAEKDWNAVLLRYFNPIGAHSSGLIGEDPQGIPNNLLPYVAQVAIGRRKHLNVFGNDYDTIDGTGVRDYIHVVDLAKGHIAALKKLKDNCGCKVYNLGTGTGYSVLQMVKAMEKASGKEIMYLIAPRRGGDVASCYADPLLAEKELGWKADFDLERMCEDLWRWQSKNPTGFTNNSPSSI; translated from the exons ATGGCACAGAAGGTCCTGGTGACTGGGGGAGGAGGCTATATCGGCAGCCACTGTGTGGTGGAACTGATTGAGGCGGGATTCTGCCCTGTGGTCATAGATAACTTCAGCAATGCCGTCCAAG gagaaagggatgTCCCTGAGAGCCTGCAGAGGATAGAGAAAATCCTGGACACCAGCATTGAGTTCTATGAGCTGGACCTGCTGGACCGCCCAGGCCTGGAGGAGCTCTTCAAACAG CATTCATTCAGTGCTGTAATGCACTTTGCTGGTCTAAAAGCGGTGGGTGAGTCCGTTGAGCAGCCATTGAGGTACTATCAGGTCAACCTCACTGCAACCATGAACTTGCTTGAG GTGATGCAGACTCATGGCGTGCGCAATCTGGTCTTCAGCAGCTCAGCCACGGTGTATGGAGACCCCCAGCGGCTTCCCATAGACGAACAGCACCCTGTTGGTGGGTGCACCAACCCCTACGGCAAGACCAAGTTCTTCATAGAGGAGATGATTATTGACCAGTGTAAGGCAGAGAAG GACTGGAACGCGGTGCTGCTGCGCTATTTTAACCCGATCGGGGCTCACTCCTCTGGGCTCATCGGAGAAGACCCTCAGGGCATCCCCAACAACCTGCTGCCCTATGTCGCCCAG GTGGCCATTGGGAGAAGAAAACACCTCAATGTGTTTGGGAATGACTACGATACTATTGATGGAACAG gAGTGCGAGATTACATCCACGTTGTGGATTTGGCCAAAGGACACATAGCTGCCCTCAAGAAACTGAAGGACAATTGTGGATGCAAG gTGTATAATTTAGGAACAGGAACTGGTTACTCTGTGCTCCAGATGGTGAAGGCTATGGAGAAGGCCTCAGGGAAGGAA ATCATGTACCTGATCGCCCCTCGGCGAGGAGGAGATGTAGCATCCTGCTATGCTGACCCCCTTCTGGCTGAGAAAGAGCTGGGCTGGAAAGCTGACTTCGACCTGGAGAGAATGT GTGAGGACCTGTGGCGCTGGCAGTCCAAAAACCCAACCGGATTCACTAATAACAGCCCGTCTTCAATATGA
- the LOC124045237 gene encoding hydroxymethylglutaryl-CoA lyase, mitochondrial-like, producing MAAVMRFVKRSCFGSRMGLQCLSLSRSAAVAQLVQDGASAGKTLPERVKIVEVGPRDGLQNEKTVVPSEVKIHLIDMLSEAGLSVIEATSFVSPKWVPQMADQVEVMMGIHRRPGVSYPVLTPNLKGFLAAVNAGAAEVAIFGAASELFSKKNINCSVDESLQRFEVVTKAAKEAGVPVRGYVSCVLGCPYEGKVSPDKVAQVAKRLYSMGCYEISLGDTIGVGTPGGMTEMLQAVSREVPVNALAVHCHDTYGQALANILIALQMGISVVDSSVAGLGGCPYAQGASGNVATEDVVYMLHGLGIQTGVDLPKLMDAGAFICRSLNKKTSSKVAQATCKL from the exons ATGGCGGCTGTCATGAGATTTGTCAAAAGAAGCTGTTTTGGTTCTAGAATGGGTCTTCAATGTTTATCCTTGAGTCGTTCAGCAGCAGTGGCACAATTA GTTCAGGATGGCGCGTCTGCAGGGAAAACTCTCCCAGAGAGGGTAAAGATAGTGGAGGTGGGACCCAGGGATGGCCTGCAAAATGAGAAG ACTGTCGTTCCTTCTGAAGTTAAGATTCACCTGATTGACATGCTCTCAGAGGCGGGTCTTTCTGTCATCGAAGCCACGAGCTTTGTCTCCCCGAAATGGGTTCCACAG ATGGCAGACCAGGTGGAGGTGATGATGGGGATCCACAGAAGGCCAGGTGTGTCCTACCCCGTTCTGACCCCCAACCTCAAGGGATTCCTGGCAGCT GTGAATGCAGGAGCTGCAGAGGTGGCCATATTTGGTGCAGCCTCGGAGCTGTTCAGTAAGAAGAACATAAACTGCTCTGTGGATGAGAGCCTGCAGCGCTTTGAGGTCGTCACCAAAGCAGCCAAAGAGGCCGGCGTGCCAGTCAGAGG GTATGTGTCATGTGTGCTGGGATGCCCATATGAGGGCAAGGTGTCACCAGACAAAGTGGCTCAG GTAGCCAAGCGTCTGTACTCCATGGGTTGCTATGAGATATCTCTGGGTGACACCATAGGTGTGGGTACCCCAGGTGGCATGACTGAGATGCTGCAGGCGGTGAGCAGAGAGGTGCCCGTCAATGCTCTGGCAGTCCACTGCCATGACACCTACGGTCAGGCCCTGGCCAACATTCTCATTGCTCTGCAG ATGGGTATCAGTGTTGTGGACTCGTCAGTGGCAGGCCTTGGCGGGTGTCCATATGCACAAGGGGCTTCTGGCAATGTGGCCACAGAAGATGTGGTGTACATGCTGCACGGACTTGGCATTCAGACG gGAGTGGACCTGCCAAAGCTGATGGATGCTGGAGCTTTTATCTGTCGTTCCCTGAACAAAAAGACAAGCTCGAAAGTGGCCCAGGCCACCTGCAAACTCTGA